One window of the Lepisosteus oculatus isolate fLepOcu1 chromosome 24, fLepOcu1.hap2, whole genome shotgun sequence genome contains the following:
- the st6galnac4 gene encoding alpha-N-acetyl-neuraminyl-2,3-beta-galactosyl-1,3-N-acetyl-galactosaminide alpha-2,6-sialyltransferase, whose protein sequence is MKTLKLLWVGVGVTTAFAVLVCYNHVTKHIQAPAVSDIGLHGYVSISTGQYLDIHCKRCALVSSSGRMQNSGHGGDIDRADCVIRMNNAPTLGYEADVGHKTTLRVVSHTSVPLLLKNDTYYFGRSADTVYVFWGPEGNMRMDGKGRIFNALFRVAKKYPQAKVYTVTRERVLYCDSVFQNETGKNRMKSGAFLSTGFFTMVLAMDICDSIQVYGMISDNYCSQTNHTAVPYHYYERGKMDECHMYKAHERAPRGGHRFITEKAIFAKWATRKKIEFLHPSWTDEKIVS, encoded by the exons ATGAAAACTCTG AAACTACTTTGGGTTGGAGTGGGGGTCACTACTGCTTTTGCCGTCCTGGTATGCTACAATCACGTGACGAAACATATTCAGGCTCCCGCTGTTTCTGACATTGGCCTGCATGGGTACGTTAGTATCTCCACAGGGCAG TACCTTGACATCCACTGTAAACGATGTGCTCTGGTGTCGAGTTCTGGTCGGATGCAGAACTCGGGGCACGGGGGAGACATCGACCGGGCGGACTGTGTGATCCGTATGAACAACGCCCCCACCCTGGGCTACGAGGCAGACGTGGGACACAAGACCACCCTTCGCGTGGTGTCCCACACTAGCGTGCCACTGCTGCTCAAGAATGACACCTACTATTTCGGGCGGTCGGCGGACACTGTCTATGTGTTCTGGGGCCCCGAGGGGAACATGAGGATGGATGGGAAGGGCAGGATATTTAATGCCCTCTTCAGAGTTGCGAAGAAGTACCCCCAGGCCAAGGtgtacacagtgaccagggagAGGGTTCTTTACTGCGATAGCGTCTTTCAGAAcgaaacaggaaaaaacag GATGAAATCTGGGGCCTTCCTGAGTACAGGGTTTTTCACAATGGTTCTGGCTATGGACATATGTGACAGTATACAAGTCTATGGGATGATCAGTGATAACTACTGCAG CCAAACGAACCACACGGCTGTGCCTTACCATTACTACGAGAGGGGGAAGATGGATGAGTGCCACATGTACAAAGCCCACGAGAGAGCACCGAGGGGAGGCCACCGTTTCATCACCGAGAAGGCCATTTTTGCCAAATGGGCAACGCGCAAGAAAATAGAATTTCTACACCCCTCATGGACAGATGAGAAGATTGTTTCTTGA